A window from Sus scrofa isolate TJ Tabasco breed Duroc chromosome 2, Sscrofa11.1, whole genome shotgun sequence encodes these proteins:
- the LOC100514828 gene encoding olfactory receptor 14C36-like — protein sequence MRNSTMVTEFLLISFADTWKLRVLYSMLFFFIYLATLLGNLLIVIVTTFDQKFNTPMYFFLRNMSILDMCYITVTVPYACVCFLTGNRTISVAACATQVFLVIYFAYVEIMFLTLMAQDRYVAICQPLHYTIIMNNKVCIQMTLVSLLSGLVYSGVHTGKTFQLTFCRSNVIHQFFCDLPSLLRISCSDTSSNFILLLLSAIVFGGICFIFITVSYINIFRAMLKFSIREQRKAFSTCVPHILVLSIFLSSIISVYLRPSVTSETIKDMILSAVYITVPPFLNPIIYSLRNTQIKEAVGRVIFLKFYSGR from the coding sequence ATGAGGAATTCTACCATGGTGACTGAATTTCTCCTCATAAGCTTTGCTGATACATGGAAGCTAAGAGTCCTGTACTCCatgttgttctttttcatatacttGGCTACCTTGTTAGGGAATCTTCTCATTGTCATTGTCACCACATTTGATCAGAAATTTAACACAcctatgtacttcttcctcagaaATATGTCTATCTTAGATATGTGTTATATTACTGTCACCGTGCCCTATGCCTGTGTCTGTTTTCTCACTGGTAACAGAACCATTTCCGTGGCTGCTTGTGCCACCCAGGTATTCTTGGTCATTTACTTTGCTTATGTGGAGATTATGTTCCTCACCCTTATGGCTCaagaccgctatgtggccatctgccagcCACTCCATTACACAATTATTATGAACAACAAAGTCTGTATCCAAATGACACTTGTCTCCCTGCTCAGTGGACTTGTCTATTCAGGTGTGCACACAGGTAAAACATTCCAGTTGACCTTCTGTCGGTCCAATGTGATCCATCAGTTCTTCTGTGATCTCCCATCTCTGCTGAGGATCTCCTGCTCTGACACCTCCAGCAACTTCATTTTACTTCTTCTATCTGCCATTGTGTTTGGTGGGATCTGCTTTATCTTTATTACTGTgtcatatattaacatatttagaGCTATGCTAAAGTTTTCAATTAGGGAGCAAAGAAAAGCCTTTTCTACCTGTGTCCCTCATATCCTTGTGTTGTCTATCTTTCTCAGTTCCATCATTTCCGTGTACCTAAGGCCATCAGTAACATCAGAAACTATTAAGGACATGATTCTTTCTGCAGTTTATATCACAGTTCCTCCATTTTTAAATCCTATCATCTACAGTCTTAGAAACACACAGATAAAGGAAGCTGTAGGgagagtaatatttttaaagttttattctggAAGATAA